A single window of Halotalea alkalilenta DNA harbors:
- a CDS encoding DUF6527 family protein, whose translation MSCPGGCGVQISLSLNPDRRPRWSVETDFWGRPTMSPSIHQHRACSCHFWVKKGLIEWCR comes from the coding sequence ATGAGCTGCCCCGGCGGTTGTGGCGTGCAGATATCACTTTCCCTTAACCCGGATCGACGACCCCGGTGGTCTGTCGAAACAGACTTCTGGGGGCGACCAACCATGTCCCCCTCCATCCACCAGCATCGGGCATGTTCCTGTCACTTCTGGGTAAAGAAGGGTTTGATCGAGTGGTGCCGGTAG
- a CDS encoding multiubiquitin domain-containing protein yields MQTKTTSGDDRFDVEDVAAAIREGRSLRPAALYRIVVLDDQLHERHVDLSDPVPTGRQILQAAGSRPADEYSVYAILTSGEFEDLRLDETYDLRGRGAERFVIFQTDRAFKFTIDDRQLEWGKPSISGRVLKALAGVPPETYDVYLEVRGGGQDILIRDGDLIDLGKPGIERFITLIRDTTEGLLTLPEADQRYLSSHGVAFEMVSDGAHTGVIFKQLPLPSGKLNHATADVLVLLPPGYPDVAPDMFYCDPWLTLQSVGRYPTCADQAHAFQGRSWQRWSRHNTAWRPGIDGLHTMLKRIEHALAEAK; encoded by the coding sequence ATGCAAACCAAAACCACCAGCGGTGATGACCGCTTCGATGTCGAAGATGTTGCTGCGGCGATCCGCGAAGGCCGCAGCCTGCGGCCAGCGGCGCTCTACCGGATCGTCGTCCTGGACGACCAGCTCCACGAACGTCACGTCGATCTCTCCGATCCGGTGCCGACCGGGCGCCAGATCCTCCAGGCCGCCGGATCGCGCCCGGCCGATGAGTACAGCGTTTATGCGATTTTGACCTCTGGCGAGTTCGAGGACCTGCGTCTGGACGAAACCTACGATCTGCGCGGCCGCGGTGCGGAACGTTTCGTCATCTTCCAGACCGATCGCGCGTTCAAGTTCACGATCGATGACCGGCAACTGGAGTGGGGCAAGCCCAGCATCAGCGGCCGCGTGCTCAAGGCGCTGGCCGGTGTCCCGCCAGAGACCTACGACGTCTATCTCGAAGTGCGTGGCGGGGGCCAGGACATTCTGATCCGCGACGGCGACCTGATCGATCTGGGTAAGCCGGGCATCGAGCGCTTCATCACGCTGATCCGTGACACCACTGAGGGGCTGCTCACGCTGCCCGAAGCGGACCAGCGCTATCTGAGCAGCCATGGCGTGGCTTTCGAGATGGTGAGCGACGGTGCGCACACGGGCGTCATCTTCAAGCAGTTGCCGCTGCCCTCCGGAAAGCTCAACCACGCCACGGCCGATGTGCTCGTTCTCCTGCCGCCGGGCTATCCCGATGTTGCGCCGGACATGTTCTATTGCGACCCGTGGCTGACGCTGCAAAGCGTTGGGCGCTACCCGACCTGCGCTGACCAGGCCCACGCGTTCCAGGGCCGCAGCTGGCAGCGCTGGTCGCGCCACAACACAGCGTGGCGCCCGGGCATCGACGGCCTGCACACTATGCTCAAGCGCATCGAGCACGCCCTGGCGGAGGCGAAGTGA
- a CDS encoding DUF932 domain-containing protein, with translation MQLASRFASRSPSLRSDYPLSDDQIRRVAPSIFADAPHESRSERYAYIPTAAVLTELRKEGFQPFMVAQTRVRSEDRRDFTKHMIRLRHANQINDAEANEIVLLNSHDGTSSYQLLAGLLRFVCQNGLVFGDTVADVRVPHKGDVAGHVIEGAYEVLSGFDRVKESRDSMRAITLNDGESEVFARAALALKYDDPDKPAPITESQILMPRRFDDRRPDLWSVFNRTQENLTQGGLRGRSANGRRQQTRPVQGIDQNIRLNRALWLLADGMRQLKA, from the coding sequence ATGCAACTCGCATCCCGATTCGCTTCCCGTTCCCCGTCGCTGCGCAGCGATTACCCGCTGTCCGATGACCAAATCCGCCGTGTGGCCCCGTCCATCTTCGCGGACGCGCCGCACGAAAGCCGTTCCGAGCGGTACGCCTATATCCCCACCGCCGCCGTGCTGACGGAGCTTCGCAAGGAAGGGTTCCAGCCCTTCATGGTGGCGCAGACCCGCGTCCGCAGCGAAGACCGCCGCGACTTCACCAAGCACATGATCCGACTGCGCCATGCCAATCAGATCAACGATGCAGAAGCCAATGAAATCGTCCTGCTGAACTCGCACGACGGCACCAGCAGCTATCAATTGTTGGCTGGCTTGCTGCGCTTTGTCTGCCAGAACGGATTGGTATTCGGGGACACCGTGGCCGATGTGCGCGTACCCCACAAAGGCGACGTGGCCGGGCACGTCATCGAAGGCGCTTACGAAGTGTTGAGCGGCTTCGACCGGGTGAAGGAATCCCGCGATTCCATGCGCGCCATCACCTTGAACGATGGCGAATCCGAAGTGTTCGCCCGCGCCGCGCTGGCCCTCAAGTACGACGACCCCGACAAGCCCGCGCCCATCACGGAATCGCAAATCCTGATGCCGCGCCGCTTTGATGACCGCCGCCCGGACTTGTGGAGCGTGTTCAACCGCACGCAAGAGAACCTGACCCAAGGCGGCCTGCGCGGGCGCAGCGCCAACGGACGCCGCCAGCAAACCCGCCCGGTGCAGGGCATCGACCAGAACATCCGCCTCAACCGTGCGCTTTGGCTGCTGGCCGACGGCATGCGCCAGTTGAAAGCCTGA
- a CDS encoding AAA family ATPase, with protein MREEQSDLAQMVRLALAEQSEDVRLFTARLVRKYRGTAPDLAEQLELFLKSKPVRSVSPMRKLSPQPPTAHALPVDDESRLSLLKVFKDEPTRDAPLLSSDVEDSLGQLIAERRQSDRLQAMGLTPTRSAIFVGPPGVGKTLTARWLAAQLKVPLYVLDLTAVMSSLLGKSGTNLRTAIDFAKREPCVLLLDEIDAIAKRRSDDSDVGELKRLVTVILQEVDEWPASSVLLAATNHPELIDPALWRRFDLVVQFKTPDEQAVKEAIKRFLGPDYALFARWIDILVFAFAGHSFSDIERDVQRFRRAVALGTTTDADLVEDFMKARALALDRQGRIDLAVMLAKQTRLSQHTVSDITGVSRDTIRKYTNETSAVRKAAQRRKADA; from the coding sequence ATGAGAGAAGAGCAGTCAGATTTAGCCCAGATGGTCCGCCTGGCTTTGGCCGAGCAGAGTGAGGATGTGCGCCTGTTCACGGCGCGGCTGGTCCGCAAGTACCGAGGGACGGCGCCCGACTTGGCCGAGCAGCTCGAACTGTTCCTGAAGTCGAAGCCAGTACGCAGTGTCTCTCCCATGCGCAAGCTGTCGCCTCAGCCGCCAACGGCCCACGCCTTGCCGGTTGACGACGAATCCCGTCTCTCTCTCCTGAAGGTGTTCAAGGACGAACCGACGAGAGATGCGCCGCTGCTGTCCAGCGATGTCGAGGATTCACTGGGGCAACTCATCGCCGAGCGCCGGCAGAGCGATCGACTTCAGGCCATGGGGCTGACGCCGACCCGCTCGGCCATCTTTGTGGGGCCGCCCGGGGTCGGCAAGACACTCACGGCCCGCTGGCTGGCCGCGCAATTGAAGGTGCCGCTGTACGTGCTCGACCTGACAGCCGTGATGAGCAGCCTGCTGGGCAAGAGCGGCACCAACCTGCGGACGGCCATCGATTTCGCCAAGCGCGAGCCTTGCGTGCTGCTGCTGGACGAAATCGACGCTATCGCCAAGCGACGCAGCGATGACAGCGACGTAGGCGAACTCAAGCGCCTGGTCACGGTGATCCTGCAAGAAGTCGACGAATGGCCTGCCAGCAGTGTATTGCTGGCGGCCACCAACCACCCGGAACTGATCGATCCGGCGCTGTGGCGACGCTTCGACCTGGTGGTCCAGTTCAAGACGCCCGATGAACAGGCGGTCAAGGAAGCCATCAAGCGATTCCTGGGGCCGGACTACGCCCTTTTTGCCCGTTGGATCGACATCCTGGTGTTTGCATTCGCCGGCCATTCGTTCAGCGACATCGAGCGCGACGTGCAGCGCTTCCGGCGTGCCGTGGCGCTGGGCACGACCACCGACGCTGATCTGGTCGAAGACTTCATGAAGGCGCGTGCTTTGGCGCTCGATAGGCAGGGCCGCATCGACCTGGCAGTGATGCTGGCTAAGCAGACCCGCCTGTCCCAGCACACTGTTTCCGACATCACCGGGGTGAGCCGGGACACGATCCGAAAGTACACCAATGAGACGTCTGCGGTACGAAAGGCCGCACAACGGAGAAAGGCTGACGCATGA
- a CDS encoding DUF1016 N-terminal domain-containing protein, giving the protein MTRKTPAAVGNPPPYRGWLCWHPRRHRGTAGCRAPSSGGQCQCADDDQLLRDWPPDRRSRAEGRRRAGYGEQLMARLSAGLTARFGRGFNPDNLENMRRFFAAYPLEAISETLSRKFDLSELALVFTLLWSAYVRLLAVKDDHTRRFYEAEALRGAPARMADRQATSMSAPPKPDDAIKSSYELESLNLKDEYSESDLKQQSTSGWWISPGAWQRLHLCRRQRRLRIGQTWCRVGLYRHHSIKPFFTQK; this is encoded by the coding sequence ATGACAAGGAAGACGCCCGCAGCAGTAGGGAACCCGCCGCCTTACCGGGGCTGGCTATGCTGGCATCCACGGCGGCATCGTGGAACTGCTGGATGCCGCGCGCCAAGCAGCGGCGGGCAGTGTCAATGCGCTGATGACGACCAGCTATTGAGAGATTGGCCGCCGGATCGTCGAAGCCGAGCAGAAGGCAGGCGGCGGGCCGGTTACGGCGAGCAGTTGATGGCGCGGTTGTCCGCCGGTCTGACGGCGCGCTTTGGGCGCGGGTTCAACCCGGACAACCTGGAAAACATGCGGCGCTTCTTTGCCGCTTACCCCCTTGAGGCAATTTCCGAGACGCTGTCTCGGAAATTTGACCTCTCCGAACTGGCCCTGGTCTTCACGTTGCTGTGGTCGGCCTATGTCCGGCTGCTGGCGGTCAAGGATGACCATACCCGTCGGTTTTACGAGGCCGAGGCGCTGCGCGGTGCGCCAGCTCGAATGGCAGATCGGCAAGCCACTTCTATGAGCGCACCGCCAAAGCCTGACGATGCAATCAAGAGCTCGTATGAGTTGGAGTCACTGAACCTCAAGGACGAATATTCGGAATCTGATCTTAAACAGCAGTCGACCAGCGGATGGTGGATTTCTCCCGGAGCTTGGCAAAGGCTGCACCTTTGCCGACGACAGCGTCGATTGCGTATCGGCCAGACATGGTGCCGGGTGGGTCTCTACCGGCACCACTCGATCAAACCCTTCTTTACCCAGAAGTGA
- a CDS encoding ThiF family adenylyltransferase has product MSPAALDIVLLEPHEAALRLLLQRENGAEASAYVLFGKADVSADPWSGVPRTRLISHEVIPVAADEMVSASPVHVTWSTRGFMRILGIAKERGLVAGLVHTHPNAAAFFSDQDDRNESELARTTFNKGVSGLASMVFGRDDAIAGRLWTAPGKTVMASSISLVGSQIKIARTVAAADEDQFLARQAALFGQGFNPVVRGLRVGVVGGGGTGSAVAMLLARLGVGFLGLVDKDTIDVTNLNRVHGSRTADVDAGLAKVDILAREIRAAGLGTQVVTKEEWVGHPDLRDLLRSCDVLFGCTDDHQGRLTLNRLAHYYGIPLIDVGLRMRAARSGADYDMTGRVSTIGPGKPCLMCLGVADPRRAAAEGLRRSDPAEFERRKAEAYVDGGGDPAPAVVTFTTAIACAAVDELIQGLTGFRGPAGMSHNRIRRFDRVEDRTMTCRPLASCPVCASQASWGRGDVNPFLGVIG; this is encoded by the coding sequence ATGTCGCCGGCCGCTCTGGACATCGTCCTGCTGGAGCCGCACGAGGCGGCCCTGCGCTTGCTGCTGCAAAGGGAAAACGGTGCCGAGGCGTCCGCCTACGTGCTGTTCGGCAAGGCTGACGTCTCGGCAGACCCCTGGTCGGGAGTGCCTCGCACCAGATTGATCTCGCACGAAGTCATCCCCGTCGCGGCCGATGAAATGGTCTCCGCATCGCCTGTCCATGTCACATGGTCCACCCGAGGCTTCATGCGCATTCTCGGCATCGCGAAAGAACGGGGCTTGGTTGCGGGCCTGGTACACACGCATCCGAACGCGGCAGCGTTCTTCTCCGACCAGGATGACCGAAACGAGTCGGAGCTGGCCCGGACGACGTTCAACAAGGGCGTTTCCGGCCTAGCCAGCATGGTGTTCGGCCGCGATGACGCCATCGCGGGCAGGCTCTGGACTGCACCCGGCAAGACGGTCATGGCATCCTCGATCTCGCTGGTAGGAAGCCAGATCAAGATCGCGCGCACGGTGGCTGCGGCTGACGAAGATCAATTCCTGGCGCGGCAGGCCGCGCTCTTCGGCCAAGGGTTCAATCCAGTCGTGCGCGGGCTGCGGGTGGGTGTCGTAGGGGGCGGCGGCACGGGCAGTGCTGTCGCGATGCTATTGGCGCGGCTGGGCGTCGGCTTTCTGGGGCTGGTGGACAAAGACACCATTGATGTCACCAATCTCAACCGCGTGCATGGCTCGCGCACCGCAGATGTGGACGCCGGCTTGGCCAAGGTGGACATCCTCGCGCGCGAGATTCGCGCCGCGGGTCTCGGCACCCAGGTCGTCACCAAAGAGGAGTGGGTCGGCCATCCTGATCTGCGCGATCTGCTGCGCTCCTGCGACGTGCTGTTCGGCTGTACCGACGACCATCAGGGGCGGCTGACGCTCAACCGCCTGGCGCACTACTACGGCATCCCGCTGATCGATGTGGGCCTGCGCATGCGCGCGGCACGCAGCGGCGCGGACTACGACATGACGGGGCGCGTGTCGACGATTGGGCCCGGCAAACCTTGTCTCATGTGTCTGGGAGTAGCCGATCCGCGCCGCGCTGCGGCCGAAGGACTCCGGCGCAGCGACCCGGCCGAGTTCGAGCGGCGTAAGGCGGAAGCCTATGTGGACGGCGGCGGCGACCCGGCGCCTGCGGTGGTCACGTTCACCACGGCCATCGCCTGCGCGGCCGTCGATGAACTCATTCAGGGACTGACCGGTTTTCGCGGTCCTGCGGGCATGTCGCACAACAGGATTCGCCGCTTTGACCGCGTAGAGGATCGCACCATGACCTGCCGACCCTTGGCGTCTTGCCCGGTTTGTGCCAGCCAGGCGAGCTGGGGACGCGGCGATGTCAACCCATTTCTTGGCGTTATCGGATGA
- a CDS encoding S8 family peptidase, protein MSQTNFLIGRGELLTHDIVGPKRMPGKAEVYTFAQARERMVPQFRSASKALDELSADACPGDFAVARLMMNPSFIARSYFPTGLLRSTGLESIGSRTVKVKPQAWTRKGQPHETTTTELFVAGKRQAFRNLSRWTETIEAESDEGEDLAHIEQFAAFAPAERIVGLGGPKDRFFEVGLHLLPDEDPGLIQKAFVKFAQREGVKVHSEVDFIAGNLWFVPVEGKPRDIERLASFAFVRVIRPVPKLRGIRPLQRSGGPSVGCSLPTEQALSSEPRVAILDGGLPKHHPIGPWLRSYRKLDEDADDDPDGPEHGLGVTSAVLFGPIQPNGTAGRPFAPVDHLRVLDQEAGGEDPLELYRTLGLIEQVLLSRSYEFINLSLGPDLEVEDREVHAWTSVIDELLSDGDTLMTVAVGNNGDRDRELGYNRVQVPSDCVNALAVGAADDTDAGWARAPYSAIGPGRSPGVIKPDLMAFGGNPAAKYFHVLAPNVKPVLTPQLGTSFAAPYLLRSAVGVRAILGGDLTPLAIKALLVHAADPGEHDPVEVGWGKIPEDTLDIITCPDGVARVVYQGELKPSKYLRASLPLPKEGLLGNVRLKATFCYASPTDPQDAAAYTKAGLEVVFRPNDEKIKDGKSNADTKGFFDLKKFATEQERRSDQGKWETVLHGAKTFRGSSLKNPVFDIHYNARDGGGRATTGAEKIRYALILSVEAPKHADLYNDILRAYAKTLVPIQPQVSLPIRVR, encoded by the coding sequence ATGAGCCAAACCAATTTCCTGATCGGTCGTGGCGAGCTGCTGACCCATGACATCGTCGGCCCGAAGCGCATGCCAGGCAAGGCCGAGGTCTACACGTTCGCGCAGGCGCGGGAGCGAATGGTTCCTCAGTTCCGCAGTGCAAGCAAGGCGCTGGACGAGCTATCTGCTGACGCTTGCCCGGGCGACTTCGCGGTAGCCCGGCTGATGATGAATCCCAGCTTCATCGCGCGCTCGTATTTTCCGACAGGACTGCTGCGTAGTACGGGACTGGAGTCCATCGGGAGCCGTACCGTCAAGGTCAAGCCGCAGGCCTGGACCCGCAAGGGGCAGCCGCATGAAACCACAACGACCGAACTGTTTGTCGCCGGCAAGCGCCAGGCTTTCCGCAACCTCTCCCGATGGACGGAAACCATTGAGGCGGAATCCGACGAGGGCGAAGATCTTGCCCACATCGAACAGTTTGCCGCCTTTGCGCCAGCAGAGCGAATCGTGGGCCTCGGCGGCCCGAAGGATCGCTTTTTCGAAGTAGGCCTACATCTGCTACCGGATGAAGACCCGGGCCTAATCCAGAAGGCTTTCGTGAAGTTCGCGCAGCGGGAAGGCGTGAAGGTCCACAGTGAAGTCGATTTCATCGCCGGCAATCTGTGGTTCGTGCCGGTCGAGGGCAAGCCGCGCGACATTGAGCGGTTGGCCAGCTTCGCCTTCGTGCGGGTGATCCGTCCCGTGCCAAAGCTGCGTGGTATCCGTCCCTTGCAACGCAGCGGTGGGCCCTCAGTGGGATGCAGCCTCCCCACCGAACAGGCCCTTTCATCCGAACCTCGTGTCGCCATCCTGGACGGTGGCCTGCCCAAGCACCATCCGATCGGCCCCTGGCTGCGCTCGTACCGCAAGCTCGACGAAGACGCCGACGATGATCCGGACGGTCCGGAGCATGGCTTGGGCGTGACCTCGGCCGTGCTGTTCGGTCCGATCCAGCCCAACGGTACGGCCGGCAGGCCGTTCGCCCCGGTGGACCATCTGCGCGTGCTGGACCAGGAGGCGGGCGGCGAAGATCCATTGGAGTTGTATCGCACACTCGGTCTCATCGAGCAGGTTCTGCTGTCGAGGTCCTACGAGTTCATCAACCTGAGCCTGGGCCCCGATCTCGAAGTGGAGGACCGGGAAGTCCACGCTTGGACGTCCGTTATCGACGAGTTGCTCAGCGACGGCGACACGCTCATGACGGTGGCCGTTGGCAATAACGGAGACCGGGACCGCGAGCTCGGCTACAACCGCGTGCAGGTTCCATCGGATTGCGTGAATGCGCTCGCGGTCGGCGCGGCCGACGACACCGATGCTGGCTGGGCACGCGCGCCCTACAGCGCGATCGGGCCGGGCCGCAGCCCTGGCGTTATCAAGCCAGACCTGATGGCGTTCGGTGGCAACCCAGCAGCCAAATACTTTCATGTGTTGGCGCCGAACGTGAAGCCGGTGCTGACGCCGCAGTTGGGTACCAGCTTCGCGGCTCCGTACCTGCTGCGTAGCGCGGTCGGCGTACGCGCGATCCTGGGCGGAGATCTGACGCCACTCGCCATCAAGGCCCTTCTGGTTCACGCCGCCGATCCTGGCGAGCATGATCCGGTCGAAGTGGGTTGGGGCAAGATTCCTGAGGACACCCTCGACATTATCACCTGCCCGGATGGTGTGGCCCGCGTGGTCTACCAGGGCGAGCTCAAGCCCAGTAAGTACTTGCGTGCCAGCCTGCCGCTGCCCAAGGAAGGACTGCTCGGCAATGTGCGTCTGAAGGCGACGTTCTGCTATGCCTCACCCACCGATCCGCAGGATGCCGCGGCCTACACCAAGGCCGGCCTCGAAGTCGTCTTCCGGCCCAACGACGAGAAGATCAAGGACGGCAAGAGCAACGCGGATACCAAGGGCTTCTTCGACTTGAAGAAGTTCGCCACCGAGCAGGAGCGGCGTTCGGATCAGGGCAAATGGGAAACTGTGCTGCACGGGGCCAAGACCTTCCGTGGCTCCAGCCTCAAGAACCCCGTTTTCGACATCCACTACAACGCCCGCGACGGCGGCGGCCGGGCCACCACTGGTGCCGAGAAGATCCGCTATGCACTGATCCTCTCGGTCGAGGCCCCGAAGCATGCTGATCTCTACAACGACATCTTGCGTGCCTATGCCAAAACCCTCGTGCCGATCCAGCCGCAGGTGTCCTTGCCGATTCGTGTTCGGTGA
- a CDS encoding UvrD-helicase domain-containing protein gives MDATEAARLEAERLHRANVAAGGDPTRPLVFALQEASNRGLDVYALREGDPQLKGGKATFDCQAGGILYEDRGSDFERAFLIAHELGHVVLEGGTLDVVTVYVESDRSLEDAPVGVDRVLDYGARERREVKMDLFAREFLLPRSVLRDLHIYDGLGSDAIATRFGAPLAVVQQQLLDALLLPPVGEPHPAGVRAAAGPLTPDHTQAQAAAHRGLAFQLQAGPGTGKTRTLVRRIEVLLADGVDPTTILVLTFSNKAANELCERIAARNPVAAAAMWIGTFHAFGLDIVRRFHDRLGLPADPRLIDRTEAIELLEDEFPRLDLKHYRNLWDPALDLSDMLSAISRAKDEVIDAAGYRALAQSMAIQVGADQDAAVRAQKCQEVAMLFEAYERLLTARHLLDFGDLVALPVRLVEGSAEVRDALRARHEHVLVDEYQDVNRASVRLLKAIVDGGRNLWVVGDARQSIYRFRGASATNIARFAIDFPGAQAAQLGINYRSDERIVNVFTEFARGMQASAGALPLNLQAERGSTGAGVELRVAGSPSDEVSAIAASITALHEQGIAYGDQAVLCASNARLNAIAEGLEARGIPALHLGSLFERPEIKDLLALLSLVTDPRAAAMVRVATMARHQMPLKDVMRVIERLRTTNPASLDWLAIHAGVDGLADGSREALSRLSALFAGVNASTDPWLLLAGWTIDGLGLAKTLYLAGDPQSRMQCLAVWQFLNFCRRQPRGQGMPVVRLLDRVRRLVLLSEDRGLSQLPRSAENIEAVRLMTIHGSKGLEFDVVHLPGMVTSGLPRNNVPPRCLPPDGLIHGSEGLTGIEAVKAGHDEEEECLFFVALSRARDRLQLYAYARQADGRTRSASKFIAPIDRLLVRPVPVPLQAGSTSTGTPLAITWQGRPQWTDIQVNLFERCPRRFLYTHVLRLGGRRTETAFMKMHNVVSDVFDWLKREHETTSPTVDELAARFEEAWCSKGATEHGYAEDYRRIGKRLVDFLIESRNRDVAAPAPPISLGWAEGEILVTPDGVAHGAGGRVTVRRVMTGKQRSNAFDDIEYTILQLAAVQAYGPHAQVEVTYLTSETIQPMEITSRKLESRREKLQTFLQAMQAGQFPSKPEARSCPRCPHFFLCGELPGGGWVQEKL, from the coding sequence ATGGACGCCACCGAGGCCGCTCGACTGGAAGCAGAACGCCTGCACCGTGCGAACGTCGCGGCCGGCGGAGATCCGACCCGGCCTTTAGTGTTTGCGCTTCAGGAAGCCTCAAATCGCGGCTTGGATGTGTACGCGCTGCGAGAAGGAGACCCACAGCTTAAGGGAGGCAAAGCCACGTTCGACTGTCAGGCTGGAGGCATCCTCTACGAGGATCGTGGATCGGACTTCGAGCGTGCGTTTTTGATTGCACACGAACTCGGCCATGTCGTGCTGGAAGGTGGCACACTCGACGTGGTAACGGTGTATGTCGAGTCCGACCGATCGCTGGAGGACGCGCCGGTGGGCGTCGATCGTGTCCTTGACTACGGGGCGCGCGAGCGACGTGAAGTGAAGATGGACCTCTTCGCGCGCGAGTTCCTGCTGCCGCGCTCCGTGTTGCGCGACTTGCATATCTACGACGGGCTGGGATCCGACGCGATCGCGACGCGCTTCGGCGCACCGCTCGCTGTGGTGCAGCAGCAGCTCCTGGATGCACTGCTGCTGCCACCCGTCGGGGAGCCGCACCCCGCGGGCGTCCGCGCGGCGGCGGGTCCGCTCACCCCAGACCACACGCAGGCTCAGGCGGCCGCACATAGGGGCTTGGCATTCCAGCTGCAGGCAGGGCCGGGCACCGGCAAGACGCGGACGCTTGTTCGCCGCATCGAAGTGTTGCTTGCGGATGGCGTCGATCCCACCACGATCCTGGTACTCACTTTCTCCAACAAGGCGGCCAATGAACTGTGCGAGAGGATTGCTGCGAGAAACCCTGTTGCGGCGGCAGCGATGTGGATTGGCACATTCCACGCATTCGGCCTGGACATCGTTCGCCGTTTCCATGACCGACTCGGACTGCCCGCAGACCCGCGTCTGATTGACCGGACGGAGGCCATTGAACTCCTGGAGGACGAGTTTCCGCGGCTCGACCTGAAGCACTATCGCAATCTCTGGGACCCAGCCCTGGATTTGAGCGACATGCTGAGCGCGATCTCACGCGCCAAGGATGAGGTCATCGATGCTGCGGGTTATCGCGCCCTCGCGCAGTCTATGGCGATCCAGGTGGGGGCCGACCAGGACGCCGCGGTCCGCGCGCAGAAGTGCCAGGAGGTCGCCATGCTCTTCGAGGCGTACGAACGGCTGCTGACCGCGCGCCACCTACTGGACTTCGGTGACCTGGTAGCGCTGCCGGTGCGTCTTGTCGAGGGTAGCGCCGAGGTCAGGGACGCACTACGTGCTCGCCATGAGCATGTGCTGGTAGATGAATACCAAGATGTCAACCGCGCCTCGGTCCGGCTCCTGAAGGCCATCGTCGACGGCGGCCGCAACCTGTGGGTTGTCGGCGATGCACGCCAGTCCATCTACCGCTTCCGCGGCGCCTCCGCGACAAACATCGCACGCTTTGCGATCGATTTTCCCGGCGCGCAGGCCGCGCAGCTTGGCATTAACTATCGCTCCGACGAGCGGATCGTCAATGTGTTCACCGAGTTCGCGCGCGGCATGCAAGCATCCGCCGGTGCGTTGCCGCTGAACCTGCAGGCCGAACGTGGCTCTACAGGAGCAGGGGTTGAGCTTCGCGTTGCCGGATCGCCTAGCGATGAAGTCTCCGCGATTGCAGCGTCGATCACGGCCCTGCACGAGCAGGGTATTGCCTATGGTGACCAAGCGGTGCTGTGCGCATCCAACGCGCGCCTGAACGCCATTGCCGAAGGCCTTGAGGCCAGGGGCATTCCCGCGCTGCACTTGGGTAGCTTGTTTGAGAGGCCGGAAATCAAGGATCTGCTGGCGTTGCTCTCGCTGGTGACCGACCCGCGGGCGGCCGCGATGGTGCGCGTGGCAACCATGGCTCGGCACCAAATGCCCTTGAAGGATGTCATGCGGGTCATTGAGCGGCTGCGGACGACGAATCCAGCTTCGCTGGATTGGTTGGCAATACACGCCGGAGTGGATGGCCTGGCAGACGGCAGTCGAGAAGCGCTCTCTCGCCTGTCCGCGCTCTTTGCAGGTGTGAACGCATCGACCGACCCCTGGCTCTTACTTGCTGGATGGACGATCGATGGTCTCGGACTCGCGAAGACGCTTTATTTGGCTGGTGATCCGCAGAGTCGCATGCAATGTCTGGCTGTCTGGCAGTTCTTGAACTTCTGTCGCCGGCAGCCAAGAGGCCAAGGCATGCCAGTGGTTCGCCTGCTTGATCGCGTCAGGCGGTTAGTTCTGCTCTCTGAGGATCGTGGATTGAGCCAGTTGCCCCGCAGTGCCGAGAACATCGAAGCAGTGCGCCTGATGACCATCCACGGAAGCAAGGGGCTGGAGTTCGATGTCGTTCATTTACCTGGCATGGTAACGTCCGGCCTACCGCGCAACAACGTGCCGCCGCGTTGTCTTCCGCCGGACGGTCTGATCCATGGTTCGGAGGGACTGACCGGCATCGAGGCGGTGAAGGCCGGCCACGACGAGGAAGAAGAGTGCTTGTTCTTCGTAGCGCTTTCGCGAGCGCGCGATAGGCTGCAGCTGTATGCCTACGCCAGGCAGGCAGATGGTCGTACGCGTAGCGCCTCCAAGTTTATCGCCCCGATCGACCGACTCCTTGTTCGTCCGGTACCGGTGCCGTTGCAAGCCGGCTCGACATCGACGGGCACGCCGCTCGCCATCACATGGCAAGGGCGTCCCCAATGGACCGACATCCAGGTCAACCTCTTCGAGCGGTGCCCGCGCCGCTTCTTGTACACGCACGTGCTGAGGCTTGGAGGTCGGCGAACTGAAACCGCATTCATGAAGATGCACAACGTCGTGAGCGACGTGTTCGATTGGTTGAAACGGGAGCACGAGACGACAAGTCCCACGGTCGACGAGCTGGCAGCACGCTTCGAGGAGGCCTGGTGCTCCAAGGGTGCGACAGAGCATGGATATGCGGAGGACTACCGCCGCATCGGCAAGCGGCTCGTCGATTTCCTCATCGAGAGCCGGAATCGTGACGTGGCCGCGCCGGCGCCACCGATCTCGCTGGGTTGGGCCGAGGGCGAGATCCTCGTAACCCCGGATGGTGTAGCTCACGGAGCCGGTGGCCGGGTCACGGTGCGGCGCGTCATGACGGGCAAGCAGCGCTCGAACGCCTTCGATGATATTGAGTACACAATTCTCCAACTCGCCGCTGTCCAGGCTTATGGACCACATGCGCAGGTCGAGGTGACCTACCTCACCAGCGAAACCATCCAGCCGATGGAAATCACGTCGCGCAAGCTGGAATCCAGGCGCGAGAAGCTGCAGACCTTCCTTCAGGCAATGCAGGCCGGGCAGTTCCCCTCTAAGCCCGAGGCTCGTAGCTGTCCGCGCTGCCCGCACTTCTTCCTCTGCGGCGAGTTGCCCGGAGGGGGGTGGGTACAAGAAAAACTTTGA